One genomic window of Arachis stenosperma cultivar V10309 chromosome 10, arast.V10309.gnm1.PFL2, whole genome shotgun sequence includes the following:
- the LOC130957977 gene encoding uncharacterized protein LOC130957977: MKILCSLPPTLSYFQFSLFMQDPKTDSNTIIRKPWYQRAMEVTSLWKIMSKSTNNTNSVLWKTTTSMLSKSHQVPTSSTTNSNNYNKNKLRKCSSLKVATSFTRVCLCAPIYSYNEAFRADRVVAPRRSYSYPRSSSSKPLHSARDRISHSARISTDGRKVFRGKSLTDDVLMRRFVIEEEAMMQVRRRNQMEVIRRRSMLRRKKLGPSPLSRMVMAQDH; encoded by the exons ATGAAAATACTTTGCTCTCTTCCTCCAACTCTCTCatactttcagttctctttgTTCATGCAAGATCCAAAGACTGATTCCAACACAATAATAAG AAAGCCGTGGTATCAACGTGCAATGGAGGTCACTAGTCTATGGAAAATAATGTCCAAATCAACAAACAATACTAATTCAGTTTTATGGAAGACAACAACATCAATGCTATCAAAATCGCATCAAGTTCCGACATCATCCACCACCAATAGCAATAACTACAACAAGAATAAACTAAGAAAATGCTCATCCCTTAAAGTGGCAACCTCGTTTACAAGAGTGTGCCTTTGTGCGCCTATATACTCCTACAACGAAGCCTTTAGAGCGGATCGTGTTGTTGCCCCTAGAAGAAGTTACAGCTATCCAAGATCGTCGTCCTCCAAGCCGTTACATAGCGCTCGAGACCGGATTTCGCATAGCGCGAGGATTAGTACCGACGGAAGGAAGGTGTTTAGGGGTAAATCATTAACAGATGATGTTCTTATGAGGAGGTTTGTGATTGAGGAGGAAGCAATGATGCAAGTTAGGAGAAGGAACCAAATGGAAGTAATTAGGAGGAGGAGTATGTTGAGGAGAAAGAAGCTTGGGCCTAGTCCACTTAGTAGAATGGTTATGGCACAAGATCATTGA